In Bdellovibrio sp. GT3, one genomic interval encodes:
- a CDS encoding NAD-dependent epimerase/dehydratase family protein — MKKVILLGESGLIGGALAKKLGASGQFALTMPSSKELNLLNSDAVESYFAKHKPDLILNAAGKCGGVAANIQMPGDFSLENTIISASVFSAAIKTGVTRIIHFIPACIYPTNATLPYSEDSILSGAPEESSQYFAVAKLNALFMAEALNKQHKTNFVSIIPSNVYGPCHRASVDHSHVIPSLIKKMTTAKNSNSPSVEIWGNGTNQRDFLHVEDLAEATYQVMMAINPPPVINVGSGEVTTIENLARIIQLHVGYTGKLNFSDNGLSGAQHKYVDTSKIKKLGWTAKVSLRDGIKSL, encoded by the coding sequence ATGAAAAAAGTTATTCTCTTGGGTGAATCAGGTTTAATTGGAGGTGCTTTAGCAAAAAAGCTTGGGGCCAGTGGGCAATTCGCTTTAACAATGCCATCTTCCAAAGAGCTTAATCTGCTGAACTCAGACGCGGTTGAATCATATTTTGCGAAACACAAGCCCGATCTGATACTCAATGCCGCCGGCAAATGTGGTGGCGTTGCTGCAAACATTCAAATGCCAGGAGACTTTTCCCTGGAAAACACGATCATCAGTGCATCCGTATTTAGTGCCGCAATAAAAACTGGTGTCACTCGTATTATTCATTTCATCCCTGCGTGTATTTACCCTACGAATGCCACCCTTCCCTATTCAGAGGATTCTATCCTAAGTGGTGCCCCCGAGGAATCCAGCCAGTATTTTGCGGTGGCGAAGCTAAATGCTTTATTTATGGCGGAAGCCCTGAACAAGCAGCATAAAACCAATTTTGTATCAATCATTCCCAGTAATGTATATGGCCCCTGCCATAGAGCCTCTGTAGACCATTCACATGTCATTCCCTCATTGATAAAGAAAATGACCACGGCAAAAAACAGCAACTCTCCCTCAGTGGAAATTTGGGGCAACGGTACCAATCAAAGGGATTTTTTGCATGTCGAAGATCTCGCCGAAGCCACTTATCAAGTCATGATGGCAATCAACCCACCACCGGTGATCAATGTCGGGAGCGGTGAAGTAACAACCATCGAGAATCTGGCCCGCATCATTCAGTTGCATGTCGGATATACTGGAAAACTTAACTTTTCAGACAACGGTTTGTCGGGCGCTCAGCACAAATACGTCGATACTTCCAAAATCAAAAAGCTTGGCTGGACGGCCAAAGTCTCTTTGCGCGATGGAATCAAATCTTTGTGA